In Leptospira langatensis, a single window of DNA contains:
- a CDS encoding P83/100 family protein — translation MSRIRLAVFIFFAGSLVLPLLAQGGPRLGEREVRSSGKVNFVNRSAARADEETKGSNAKTGAALAEALKKDPKSPASTDGITAIRILPEEKKFGADLISLGKDAEYGHINSVQRIIAGYVKSNFGYSEQNSETLATYILYYNAIHRKNANYVKRKYNDEVVKNVEADKIGIARRYTDWAGKTQIIIPIVASILSEDGKDLHTDELEHEVNKDLDKKKEGQEDKKKMDDLQRQKLEDEKRKLQEKKDENKKQQEAASQKDRAAEKELQELNKDPVKNKQKIAQKQEERKTAQQQQQAAKKEEQQLKEKEKEIAKKEESRKSDSKSSSSSSSSSDSKKDSPSSSGGSSSSSKSDDNKSKEELKKELSDTKKELETVKEEQKQKEDFDKNVVGGKILFLKTLKYTSDGHYSNELQLLDPAKDDTIFKGDFNKICGRTFEVVDGKALVVGYESDHSAAHKLILIDQETLKPAVWSADSVFWRSPMILKGEDIYAFEERNGKYFLSRFDKGLKKTAGTEEEISPNSNVTFFGEKIYVTGKEEASGKTEIAVFNKADLKLLKKIKP, via the coding sequence ATGTCACGGATTCGACTGGCAGTATTCATTTTCTTTGCAGGGAGTTTGGTGCTTCCTTTGCTCGCTCAAGGCGGACCCAGATTGGGAGAAAGAGAAGTTCGATCTTCCGGAAAAGTAAACTTCGTAAACAGATCTGCTGCGAGAGCGGATGAAGAGACAAAGGGTAGCAATGCTAAGACCGGAGCAGCCCTCGCCGAGGCTTTGAAGAAGGATCCGAAATCTCCTGCAAGCACGGACGGGATCACTGCGATCCGAATTCTTCCGGAAGAAAAGAAGTTCGGAGCCGACCTGATCAGCCTAGGAAAAGATGCCGAGTACGGACATATTAATTCCGTACAAAGGATCATCGCAGGCTATGTAAAATCCAATTTCGGGTATTCGGAACAGAACTCGGAAACACTCGCAACCTATATTCTATATTACAATGCGATCCATCGCAAGAATGCAAATTACGTAAAACGCAAATACAACGACGAGGTCGTGAAGAATGTCGAGGCCGATAAGATCGGTATCGCTAGACGTTATACGGATTGGGCGGGAAAGACCCAGATCATTATTCCAATTGTCGCAAGCATTCTCTCCGAAGACGGAAAGGATCTGCATACGGACGAGCTAGAGCACGAAGTCAACAAGGACCTGGACAAAAAGAAAGAAGGCCAAGAAGACAAGAAGAAAATGGACGATCTCCAGCGACAAAAGTTGGAAGATGAAAAGCGCAAGCTCCAAGAAAAGAAAGATGAGAACAAAAAACAACAAGAAGCTGCTTCTCAAAAAGACAGAGCCGCAGAGAAAGAATTACAAGAGCTGAACAAGGATCCTGTTAAGAACAAACAGAAGATCGCGCAAAAGCAAGAAGAGCGTAAAACTGCTCAACAGCAGCAACAAGCCGCTAAGAAAGAAGAGCAACAGTTAAAAGAAAAAGAAAAGGAGATCGCTAAGAAGGAAGAGTCCCGTAAATCGGATTCCAAATCTTCTTCCTCATCTTCCTCTTCGAGCGATTCAAAGAAGGATTCTCCTTCTTCTTCCGGAGGTTCTAGCAGTTCCTCTAAATCGGATGATAATAAATCCAAAGAAGAATTGAAGAAGGAACTCTCCGATACCAAGAAAGAACTGGAAACCGTTAAGGAAGAACAGAAGCAGAAAGAAGACTTCGACAAAAACGTGGTCGGAGGAAAGATCCTCTTCTTAAAAACTCTGAAGTATACGTCCGACGGACATTATAGCAACGAACTCCAATTATTGGACCCTGCAAAAGACGATACCATCTTCAAAGGGGACTTCAATAAGATCTGCGGACGTACCTTTGAAGTCGTAGATGGAAAGGCCTTGGTAGTAGGTTACGAGTCGGACCACTCTGCCGCTCATAAATTGATCCTGATCGATCAAGAGACCTTAAAGCCTGCGGTTTGGTCCGCTGATTCCGTGTTCTGGCGTTCTCCTATGATCCTGAAAGGAGAGGATATCTACGCATTCGAAGAAAGGAATGGAAAATATTTCCTGAGCCGCTTCGATAAGGGCCTGAAGAAGACCGCAGGAACGGAAGAGGAGATCTCTCCTAACTCCAACGTTACTTTCTTTGGTGAGAAGATCTATGTGACCGGAAAAGAAGAAGCTTCCGGTAAAACCGAGATCGCAGTGTTTAACAAGGCGGATCTGAAACTTCTCAAGAAGATCAAGCCGTAA
- the serC gene encoding 3-phosphoserine/phosphohydroxythreonine transaminase, with amino-acid sequence MSEFERRIYNFYGGPAMLPTPVMEKAASEFLNYRRSGMSIMEVSHRGKLFEKVLDESLALLRELLSVPENYEIMFLSAGASLHFSALPLNLLHEGESADFAITGIWAKKAMEEALRFNPVKKIYDGEDHKYTEVPELDDSMVNPGAAYVYITSNNTLLGSRYPKFPKLTKAPLIADMTSEILSRKIDISQFGAIFAGAQKNIGPSGLSVLIIRKDLLGRSKRTIPVLMDYALTAKNKSMYNTPPTYSIYMSKLVFEWLKEKGGIDAIEKINEEKAKLLYDYLDTTSFYQAAVKPSSRSVMNVVFTLQDKNLESKFLAGAEEKGLVGLEGHRLVGGLRASIYNAMPREGVVALIDYMKEFEKKA; translated from the coding sequence ATGAGCGAATTTGAACGTCGAATTTACAATTTCTACGGTGGCCCGGCTATGTTACCTACCCCAGTTATGGAGAAGGCAGCCTCCGAGTTCCTAAACTACAGACGTTCCGGCATGTCCATCATGGAAGTGAGCCATAGAGGAAAGCTTTTCGAGAAGGTCCTGGACGAATCTCTGGCACTCTTGAGAGAACTACTTTCCGTTCCTGAAAATTACGAAATTATGTTTCTATCCGCGGGTGCGAGCCTTCACTTCTCCGCCCTCCCCCTCAATTTATTGCACGAAGGTGAGTCCGCTGATTTTGCGATCACTGGGATCTGGGCCAAGAAGGCGATGGAAGAAGCGCTTCGTTTCAATCCCGTAAAAAAGATCTACGACGGCGAAGATCATAAATACACCGAGGTTCCCGAGCTGGACGACTCCATGGTGAATCCGGGAGCGGCCTATGTGTATATCACTTCCAATAATACTCTATTAGGATCTCGTTATCCTAAATTCCCGAAACTCACCAAGGCTCCTTTGATCGCAGATATGACTTCCGAGATCCTTTCTCGCAAGATCGATATCAGTCAATTCGGGGCGATCTTTGCCGGAGCCCAGAAGAATATCGGGCCTTCCGGTCTGAGTGTATTAATTATTCGTAAAGATCTTTTGGGACGTTCCAAGAGAACCATCCCTGTCCTGATGGATTACGCTTTGACCGCAAAGAATAAATCCATGTACAATACTCCCCCTACTTACTCTATTTATATGTCCAAATTGGTCTTCGAATGGCTCAAGGAAAAAGGCGGAATAGATGCGATCGAAAAGATCAATGAGGAGAAGGCCAAACTTCTCTACGATTATCTGGACACCACTTCCTTCTATCAGGCTGCTGTGAAACCTTCTAGCAGATCCGTTATGAACGTGGTCTTCACTCTCCAAGATAAAAATCTGGAGTCCAAGTTCTTAGCCGGTGCGGAAGAGAAAGGACTCGTCGGATTGGAAGGTCATAGATTAGTAGGCGGACTCAGAGCTTCGATTTACAACGCAATGCCAAGAGAAGGCGTCGTCGCTCTTATCGATTACATGAAGGAATTCGAGAAGAAGGCTTGA
- the rpiB gene encoding ribose 5-phosphate isomerase B: protein MKKIGIASDHGGFELKEYLRKELGNSVEIVDYGTKDESSVDYPLIIAEACKKVLSNEVEGLIALCGTGIGASIAANRHKGIRAALCHDEFTAEMSRRHNNANVLVLGGRVLGKDLAVRIVQKWLTTTFEAGRHERRVGQLDTIV, encoded by the coding sequence ATGAAAAAAATTGGTATCGCTTCCGATCACGGCGGTTTCGAACTAAAAGAATACCTCCGAAAAGAATTAGGAAACTCCGTTGAGATCGTTGACTACGGAACAAAGGACGAATCCTCCGTAGACTATCCCTTAATCATTGCAGAAGCCTGTAAAAAAGTTCTTTCTAACGAAGTGGAAGGATTGATCGCCCTTTGCGGAACAGGGATCGGCGCTTCTATCGCAGCCAACCGCCATAAGGGGATCCGAGCGGCTCTCTGCCACGACGAGTTCACTGCCGAAATGTCCCGCAGGCATAATAACGCAAACGTTCTTGTATTAGGCGGAAGGGTTCTTGGAAAAGACCTCGCAGTTCGCATCGTGCAAAAATGGCTCACCACTACTTTCGAGGCTGGACGCCATGAAAGAAGAGTGGGACAGTTAGACACCATCGTTTAA
- a CDS encoding CopG family transcriptional regulator has protein sequence MARVERRFQMLLTEEEFELLRTEAEKRELSASELLRTCFRNEIFRSDSYQRLEALRELTRIYPEASA, from the coding sequence ATGGCACGTGTCGAAAGAAGATTTCAAATGCTCCTCACGGAAGAGGAATTCGAACTATTAAGGACCGAAGCGGAGAAAAGAGAGCTCTCCGCCTCCGAGCTGCTTCGCACTTGCTTTCGAAACGAGATCTTCCGATCCGATTCCTACCAAAGATTGGAAGCCTTGAGAGAGCTGACTAGAATCTATCCGGAAGCTTCTGCTTGA
- a CDS encoding metalloenzyme, which produces MIFYVFIDGIGFGENNPEKNPFAKYAKGIFLPLGGKEIPSDAPSRLKDLVYLRTDASMGIKGLPQSATGQTSLWTGINACQVLNRHMSGFPTFTLKRIIAKYSIIRILEENGFKADLLNCYTPGFAEHVKKNPRHVSASTLIQMAADKPLKGMNDLREGKGLYMDISRDFLRKFGREFIDKDDPVLELQDPYETGKNIVPAVKEDHTLCIYEYFITDKVGHKMNWKGAQKCIQDLEEFLLGVLEALDPEEDQLIITSDHGNLEDLTVDVHTLNFVPTILYGKYTDQMKESIKALKDIPHAIYNSLGIKIEMSEQEFVQTSA; this is translated from the coding sequence ATGATATTTTATGTATTTATAGATGGGATCGGATTCGGGGAAAACAATCCGGAAAAGAATCCTTTTGCGAAATATGCAAAAGGGATTTTCCTTCCCCTAGGCGGCAAAGAGATCCCATCGGATGCTCCTTCTCGTCTCAAGGACCTGGTCTATCTCAGAACGGATGCCAGCATGGGAATCAAGGGACTTCCTCAGAGCGCAACCGGTCAAACTTCGTTATGGACCGGGATCAATGCCTGCCAGGTCCTGAACCGACATATGAGCGGCTTTCCCACTTTCACTCTCAAAAGGATCATCGCTAAGTATTCTATCATTCGGATCCTAGAAGAGAACGGATTTAAGGCTGATCTTCTAAATTGTTATACTCCCGGATTCGCCGAACACGTTAAAAAAAATCCTCGGCACGTATCCGCTTCTACATTGATCCAAATGGCAGCCGACAAACCGCTCAAAGGCATGAACGATCTCCGTGAGGGGAAGGGATTGTACATGGATATCAGCCGTGATTTCCTACGCAAGTTCGGAAGGGAATTCATAGACAAAGACGATCCTGTCTTAGAACTCCAAGACCCGTACGAGACTGGCAAGAATATAGTCCCAGCAGTCAAAGAGGATCATACTCTTTGCATCTATGAATATTTCATCACGGACAAAGTCGGTCATAAGATGAATTGGAAGGGTGCTCAGAAATGCATCCAAGACTTGGAGGAATTCTTACTTGGGGTCTTGGAAGCTTTGGACCCGGAAGAAGATCAGCTCATCATCACTTCCGATCACGGAAATCTAGAAGACCTCACTGTGGATGTTCACACTTTGAATTTCGTGCCCACGATCCTTTACGGAAAATACACGGATCAAATGAAGGAAAGTATCAAGGCATTGAAAGATATTCCTCATGCTATCTATAATAGCTTAGGAATTAAGATAGAAATGTCCGAACAAGAATTTGTTCAGACTTCGGCATAA
- a CDS encoding tetratricopeptide repeat protein, with protein MNRSIILVTGFLFVCAGLLTGIYTAVIQDNDSSNRTILEKVREGEEFLKHSNPKSAEKALDIFAELSSKDLGSDLSFRIQYDLGAALDKTGDKMRALGIFRELNQKEGLSREEKAKVAYGLGNLLLLLNRDEEGKGHLEEVLRTSSDNKLRSNALSAIADYYMKKGNYDQSRKNYVLALQEDPENVKARVRWGKSLRRMGKDWSAYDVYEDYVQADAYFDPDKVAVDKEFRSGLLEKGRQLYVHKQYYNAIETLKKALDIGVSEKAREQAWYYIAESYDAVGKPETAIQYLNKILENSDGTMDQAAIFRKGTIYFRNGQYEKAASVFHDAADRNPDSPIGKKAQTWRKEALDQIEDDLKYKDSDTAKTKPSNDDDNRLDDDWKY; from the coding sequence ATGAACCGTTCCATCATTTTAGTAACAGGATTCTTATTTGTGTGTGCCGGCTTGTTGACCGGCATCTATACCGCGGTGATCCAAGATAACGATTCTTCGAATCGTACTATCCTGGAAAAGGTCCGCGAAGGTGAGGAATTCCTAAAGCATTCCAATCCTAAATCGGCAGAGAAAGCTTTGGACATCTTCGCAGAGCTTTCTTCCAAGGATCTGGGCTCCGATCTTTCTTTCCGTATCCAGTACGATCTAGGTGCCGCTCTGGACAAGACCGGTGATAAGATGAGAGCCCTAGGGATCTTTAGAGAGCTGAACCAGAAGGAAGGTCTTTCGAGAGAAGAGAAAGCCAAGGTCGCTTACGGCCTAGGGAACCTTCTTCTTCTTTTGAATAGAGACGAAGAAGGCAAAGGCCATCTAGAAGAGGTGCTTCGTACTTCCAGCGATAATAAACTCAGATCAAATGCTCTTTCCGCGATTGCCGATTATTATATGAAGAAGGGCAATTACGATCAGTCCAGAAAGAACTATGTTCTCGCATTGCAGGAAGATCCTGAGAACGTGAAGGCTCGGGTTCGCTGGGGTAAGTCTCTTCGTCGAATGGGCAAGGACTGGTCCGCGTACGATGTGTATGAGGACTATGTGCAAGCGGATGCATATTTCGACCCGGACAAGGTAGCTGTGGATAAGGAATTCCGTTCCGGCCTTCTGGAGAAGGGAAGACAATTATATGTTCATAAGCAGTACTACAATGCGATCGAGACCCTCAAAAAGGCCTTAGACATAGGGGTTAGCGAGAAGGCGAGAGAACAAGCCTGGTATTATATAGCGGAAAGTTATGATGCAGTAGGAAAACCGGAAACCGCCATCCAATATTTGAATAAAATATTAGAAAATTCTGATGGTACTATGGACCAGGCTGCAATCTTCCGCAAGGGAACGATCTATTTCCGCAACGGCCAATATGAGAAGGCTGCCTCCGTATTCCATGATGCTGCGGACCGCAATCCGGATTCTCCGATCGGAAAGAAGGCTCAAACTTGGAGAAAAGAGGCTTTGGACCAGATCGAGGACGATCTGAAATACAAGGACAGCGATACGGCTAAGACAAAGCCTTCCAACGATGACGACAATCGTTTGGACGATGACTGGAAATATTAA
- a CDS encoding tetratricopeptide repeat protein — protein sequence MKIRLWTTAFFCFLLWGGSLGAQQDIRLDGGGDGSSVAGSLNVEVLRDGKSVRISWDPPRETGEIIVARSSGIIDSPDKCYIADSLGKFPSGVANGVNQIYDYNLKPGTYYYAVVLAHHVRRKDIRLVANRNFTTIPVVIENNPQPSNPPPVQNPPTNQNPPVNNQIPPAEEQKYLSDNARVTDIAVKREGKFVRVTWEPYPKGIPGETIYTIYKSAEPLSSLSLMRKAEKLAEVSHPENNFLDQDLSKSQTLYYGVSVKQGLKEVLPLVQNQSFIRHFYVYDQDKRKPPKEDDSVVTNPDFSFDEMHVRDLNATSVEGGFRLDWKPPTKADENTVYSIYQALKPLSGGVSTFLGGNVKKLGEIAHPDTNVMIRMKPSEGTVYFGVTVKRGDVEDFTLTLDQSFVAIGINPGPDQNNQQDTAEPEPTKEDSKPKEEEPKTVQNEEKAPVLVQKDEGSEEEMDRILKSTFWKDDYAEAIRQLGPYSGSGDNSLRGKAKFYLGMSYYRKGEYNKALKYFVQKDTKAYNPERTEFWTKQCLSRIGGGRR from the coding sequence ATGAAAATTCGCCTTTGGACCACAGCCTTTTTTTGCTTCCTCTTGTGGGGAGGTTCTCTAGGCGCTCAGCAAGATATCCGCTTGGACGGCGGAGGTGACGGTTCGAGCGTTGCGGGATCCCTAAATGTGGAAGTGCTTCGCGATGGGAAGTCTGTGCGAATCTCTTGGGATCCTCCTCGTGAAACAGGAGAGATCATTGTGGCCAGATCTTCTGGGATCATAGATAGTCCGGATAAATGTTATATTGCAGATTCTTTAGGAAAATTCCCAAGCGGAGTTGCGAACGGGGTCAATCAGATCTACGATTACAATCTCAAACCGGGGACGTATTATTATGCTGTAGTGCTAGCACATCATGTTCGTAGAAAAGATATTCGTTTGGTTGCGAATCGGAATTTTACGACTATTCCGGTAGTGATCGAGAATAATCCCCAGCCGAGCAATCCTCCTCCGGTGCAGAATCCTCCTACCAACCAAAATCCTCCGGTGAATAACCAGATCCCTCCTGCGGAAGAGCAAAAGTATTTATCCGACAATGCTCGCGTAACGGACATAGCAGTTAAGAGAGAAGGAAAATTTGTTCGTGTTACCTGGGAACCTTATCCAAAAGGAATTCCGGGAGAGACAATTTATACGATCTATAAATCTGCCGAGCCTTTATCCAGTTTAAGTTTGATGAGAAAGGCAGAGAAGCTTGCGGAAGTTTCCCATCCTGAGAATAATTTCTTAGATCAGGATCTCAGTAAATCTCAGACATTGTACTATGGGGTTTCGGTAAAGCAAGGTCTAAAGGAAGTCCTGCCTCTGGTACAGAACCAATCATTTATCCGTCACTTCTATGTTTACGATCAGGATAAGAGGAAGCCTCCGAAAGAAGACGACTCCGTAGTGACCAATCCTGACTTCTCCTTCGATGAGATGCATGTGAGAGATCTGAACGCTACTAGTGTGGAAGGCGGGTTCCGTTTGGATTGGAAGCCTCCTACAAAGGCGGACGAGAATACGGTATATTCCATTTATCAAGCGCTCAAACCTTTATCAGGTGGTGTCTCCACATTCTTAGGTGGGAACGTGAAGAAGTTAGGCGAGATTGCTCATCCGGATACGAACGTGATGATCCGTATGAAGCCTTCCGAGGGAACCGTTTATTTCGGTGTGACTGTAAAAAGGGGAGACGTAGAGGATTTTACTCTTACTCTGGATCAGTCTTTTGTTGCCATAGGAATCAATCCTGGTCCCGATCAGAACAATCAGCAGGATACTGCAGAACCTGAACCGACCAAGGAAGATTCCAAACCGAAGGAAGAGGAACCTAAGACTGTACAAAATGAAGAAAAGGCCCCTGTTCTTGTCCAGAAGGACGAAGGTTCCGAAGAGGAAATGGATCGGATCTTGAAGTCGACTTTCTGGAAAGACGATTATGCGGAGGCGATCCGACAATTGGGTCCTTATTCCGGATCGGGAGATAATTCCTTACGAGGAAAGGCCAAGTTCTACTTGGGAATGTCTTATTATAGAAAAGGCGAATATAATAAAGCTTTAAAGTATTTTGTACAGAAAGATACTAAGGCATATAATCCGGAACGAACCGAATTCTGGACCAAGCAATGTTTGTCCAGGATTGGCGGAGGGAGAAGATGA
- a CDS encoding class I SAM-dependent methyltransferase, with translation MIDIEYYYDPEYQNFLLSSRRRELTPPEVVFKHFSFKDVQNIVDFGMGLGFWTEPLLKAIHKEGWVWGAECNQDFLDEVLHWKNREDIQRFTPFFMEKADRPLLPEWIPVPEMIFASLVLSTFADPGQAMDGLIRSMKKGGRLIVLDWVKNEYPVGPRINDKISLDKMKFLAEQYKLEIVKTVRISENVYGLEIQSGPEFEYGYYDLREEETYSEELIRS, from the coding sequence ATGATTGATATCGAATACTATTACGATCCAGAGTACCAAAATTTTCTTCTCTCTAGTAGACGAAGAGAGCTTACGCCACCTGAAGTAGTCTTTAAACATTTTTCGTTCAAGGACGTGCAGAATATCGTAGATTTCGGAATGGGACTGGGTTTTTGGACAGAGCCTCTTCTGAAAGCCATTCATAAAGAAGGTTGGGTCTGGGGAGCGGAATGTAACCAAGACTTCCTGGACGAAGTACTCCATTGGAAGAATCGAGAAGATATCCAAAGATTCACTCCATTCTTTATGGAGAAAGCAGACCGTCCCTTGTTACCCGAATGGATCCCTGTTCCCGAAATGATCTTTGCTTCCTTAGTATTGTCCACATTTGCAGACCCTGGACAGGCAATGGACGGACTCATTCGCTCTATGAAAAAGGGCGGGCGACTCATCGTTCTAGATTGGGTCAAGAACGAGTACCCTGTGGGACCTCGTATCAACGATAAGATCTCTTTGGATAAAATGAAATTCCTTGCGGAACAGTACAAGCTCGAGATCGTAAAAACGGTCCGGATCAGCGAAAATGTCTATGGCTTAGAGATCCAGTCCGGCCCTGAATTCGAGTACGGCTATTACGATCTAAGAGAAGAAGAAACGTATTCGGAAGAATTGATCAGATCCTAA
- the mtaB gene encoding tRNA (N(6)-L-threonylcarbamoyladenosine(37)-C(2))-methylthiotransferase MtaB, giving the protein MPYPQGEKKVLFHTLGCRLNFFESDGLFSSLSKHGYSTATGEDIPDVVVVNTCTVTNKADSRNRNIIRNAIKRYPGAQVWVTGCYAQTDKDSIESIPGIAGVIGNEDKSRLPQLILEKEGIFSASPEISDRFSYSDVLPHGHTRAYLKIQDGCDRQCSYCKIPQARGKGVSRNWKDVLDQVSFLQDNGVGEIMLTGVNLGWYRDSDGRKAFPKMLEAILNKLEYSRLRLSSIEPPDVGVELAELLTHPRFTPFLHVPLQSGSRSILKRMKRSYTPETFRKRIELAKSKVPNLFLGTDVIVGFPGETEGDFQDSCTILDELGFAKIHAFPFSVRKNTSAEEYPETVSKEEKKERVHTLMQLSQRLHRSYAESQFAQKREAVLEKDGIAVTDNYLKVVLPESDLRSLSPGQFLTVEIGEYIPENGKEGKVSGRILAAV; this is encoded by the coding sequence ATGCCTTATCCGCAGGGTGAAAAAAAGGTTCTATTTCACACACTCGGTTGCCGGCTGAATTTTTTCGAGTCGGACGGACTCTTCTCGTCCTTAAGCAAGCATGGATATTCTACTGCGACTGGGGAAGATATTCCGGATGTGGTCGTAGTCAATACATGCACTGTTACCAATAAGGCAGATTCAAGAAATCGTAATATTATTCGAAATGCGATCAAGAGATATCCGGGCGCTCAGGTTTGGGTGACTGGATGTTACGCCCAAACGGACAAGGATTCTATCGAATCCATTCCTGGGATTGCAGGAGTGATCGGTAATGAGGACAAGTCTAGGCTTCCTCAATTGATCTTGGAAAAGGAAGGGATTTTCTCCGCTTCTCCTGAGATCTCCGATCGATTTTCCTACTCTGATGTTTTACCTCACGGACATACCAGGGCTTATTTAAAGATCCAAGACGGTTGCGATCGCCAATGTTCTTATTGCAAGATCCCTCAGGCTCGAGGCAAGGGAGTTTCCCGAAACTGGAAGGATGTTCTGGATCAGGTTTCCTTTCTCCAAGACAATGGGGTAGGAGAGATCATGCTGACCGGAGTGAACCTGGGTTGGTATAGGGATTCCGATGGAAGAAAAGCATTCCCTAAGATGTTGGAAGCCATCCTGAATAAATTAGAATATTCTAGACTTCGTTTGTCTTCTATCGAGCCTCCGGACGTAGGAGTGGAGCTTGCCGAATTGCTTACTCATCCTAGATTCACTCCTTTCCTGCATGTGCCTTTGCAAAGCGGAAGCAGATCCATTCTGAAAAGAATGAAGAGAAGTTATACTCCGGAAACATTCCGAAAGAGGATAGAACTCGCGAAATCCAAGGTCCCCAATCTATTCTTAGGAACGGATGTGATCGTAGGGTTCCCCGGAGAGACTGAAGGCGATTTCCAAGATTCCTGTACAATCCTAGACGAATTAGGTTTTGCTAAAATACATGCATTCCCCTTCTCCGTACGCAAGAATACTTCTGCAGAAGAATATCCGGAAACAGTTTCAAAAGAAGAGAAGAAAGAGAGAGTTCACACTCTCATGCAGCTTTCGCAAAGATTACATAGATCTTATGCAGAAAGTCAATTCGCTCAAAAGAGAGAAGCTGTCTTAGAGAAAGACGGAATTGCAGTGACTGATAATTATTTAAAAGTGGTCCTTCCCGAATCGGACCTTCGCAGTTTAAGTCCAGGTCAATTTCTGACAGTAGAGATTGGCGAATATATTCCCGAGAATGGAAAAGAAGGGAAAGTTTCCGGACGGATCTTGGCTGCGGTTTAG
- a CDS encoding tetratricopeptide repeat protein, with amino-acid sequence MHKGNIILFSLILFVFSTGTIIAQDGQDYQSALAEFQKGNSEKALEIIRVLHEQGKRSYETHYLAAFCHYNAGRTKSAATHWSEALKLKPGDPAVSMDFARYLIQAGRNSDALEIIRNSYEANPKNREVRLLYATTLLYNGKARDALFVIEKLKSEDGNDYRPLVLEAQVYFYLGSAEKAEVSLKWAQSLVPANASVLNNLGLVYEKAGNQEAKRGNIKKALEQLKSAKEQLESALKLKPEDDKIKGNLRRVEARINALSAG; translated from the coding sequence ATGCACAAAGGAAACATCATCCTATTCTCCCTGATACTTTTCGTGTTTTCCACAGGGACAATCATCGCACAAGACGGGCAGGATTATCAATCCGCTCTGGCCGAGTTCCAAAAAGGCAATTCTGAAAAAGCATTGGAGATTATCCGAGTGCTTCACGAACAAGGAAAGCGTTCTTACGAAACGCATTATCTTGCTGCCTTCTGCCATTATAATGCGGGAAGGACCAAGTCCGCAGCAACTCATTGGTCTGAGGCATTAAAATTAAAACCAGGCGATCCTGCGGTCAGCATGGACTTCGCTCGTTATTTGATCCAAGCGGGAAGGAATAGCGACGCATTAGAGATCATTCGAAATTCCTACGAGGCTAATCCTAAGAACAGGGAAGTCCGACTTCTGTACGCGACCACCTTGCTCTATAACGGAAAAGCAAGAGACGCACTATTTGTTATCGAGAAACTGAAATCCGAAGACGGGAACGATTATCGTCCTCTGGTCTTAGAGGCGCAGGTGTACTTCTATTTAGGAAGTGCGGAAAAGGCAGAGGTCAGTTTGAAGTGGGCCCAGTCCTTAGTTCCGGCTAACGCGAGTGTTTTGAACAACTTGGGCTTGGTGTATGAAAAAGCTGGCAACCAAGAGGCAAAGCGTGGAAACATCAAAAAGGCACTCGAACAATTGAAGAGCGCCAAAGAACAATTGGAATCCGCTTTGAAACTGAAACCGGAAGATGATAAGATCAAAGGGAATCTAAGAAGGGTCGAGGCCAGGATCAATGCCTTATCCGCAGGGTGA